One stretch of Priestia megaterium DNA includes these proteins:
- a CDS encoding PEP/pyruvate-binding domain-containing protein has translation MYSLSFQKVDEANEKVGAKALNLIKMKRKNLPIPDGFVIQTEALKRYIEWNGIDRQTDNIHERILHGEIPIEIESDLIEAFRNLKCSYTSVAVRSSSSAEDLEGASFAGQYETYLNVKSTEDFLSKVKACWASFFTERVEQYTQNMYADFDEVSMAVVVQGLIESETSGVIFSQNPVTHNTKEMMINASYGLGEAIVSGLVTPDVYLVNKQTFEIEKEKGLKEVKIIPLVEGVEEIETTEDEQQRFCLTDEKIIELTEITKEVEALYQHPVDIEFGVQDNQVYLLQARAITTLTEAKELTPFQKDISLSFEDMEEFWILNDTSFSHAVSPLYASFIIPAFSEGTASSFQKLNFIFNRLNLKVYKGHIYTRTELFKGDSDKRSQEHKELMESIYPVLTKRMNQIIKEQFLPYYDKLDSSTWENLNLQRGKEILQSLTDFYKTAYDLHFDIVMPQMSLNTIVEEYYKNLTNKKSGHDVYELLTGKMNKSLETDQQLSRLALTVKGDAELTKIFQEECTETLLKKLEGNKAAKSFMAEVDTFLKQYGYRSVVSHDFVGETWLENPLHALSLIQGYVNDGYNFDENFKQTVKKREQNYNEFLEQIADSKHKEEFEKYYQWALDASVIRDDHHFYIDAMLDAKARLFLLKLGNLLVNHHVFLVKEDIFFLYLDELESLLENPVDMTELIEKRKKEHAEHEQMSNLPRYFGVPEPAQLKEAEKYMGAIEENDANSEHSIKGLASSSGTYTGKVKVISNTKEFSKLEKGDVLVCKTTTPLWTTLFQTAGAVITDAGGILSHSAIIAREYEIPAVVGTKISTDKLKDGDIVMVDGTNGIVTRLNE, from the coding sequence ATGTATAGTTTAAGTTTTCAAAAGGTGGACGAGGCGAATGAAAAAGTTGGAGCAAAAGCTTTAAACCTTATAAAAATGAAAAGAAAAAATTTACCGATTCCAGATGGGTTTGTTATTCAAACGGAAGCTTTAAAGCGATATATCGAATGGAACGGGATTGATCGTCAAACGGATAATATACACGAGAGAATTTTACACGGGGAAATTCCTATTGAAATTGAATCGGATCTCATAGAGGCATTTCGAAACCTAAAGTGCTCTTATACGTCAGTAGCTGTTCGTTCATCATCTAGTGCTGAAGATTTAGAAGGTGCATCTTTTGCTGGCCAGTATGAAACCTATCTTAATGTGAAAAGTACCGAGGATTTTTTGAGTAAAGTGAAAGCGTGCTGGGCCTCATTTTTCACTGAAAGAGTCGAACAATATACTCAAAATATGTATGCTGATTTTGATGAAGTTTCAATGGCAGTTGTTGTTCAAGGGTTAATTGAGTCCGAAACATCGGGAGTCATATTCAGTCAAAACCCCGTCACTCATAATACAAAAGAAATGATGATTAATGCCAGCTATGGACTAGGAGAAGCAATCGTATCGGGCTTAGTAACACCTGATGTTTACCTGGTTAATAAACAAACCTTTGAGATAGAGAAAGAAAAAGGGCTAAAGGAAGTAAAAATAATTCCACTTGTTGAAGGCGTTGAAGAAATCGAAACAACGGAAGATGAGCAGCAAAGGTTTTGTTTAACAGACGAGAAAATCATTGAATTGACCGAAATAACAAAAGAAGTAGAAGCTCTTTACCAACATCCCGTAGACATAGAGTTTGGTGTTCAAGACAATCAAGTATATCTATTACAGGCAAGAGCTATTACCACATTAACAGAGGCCAAAGAATTAACTCCTTTCCAAAAAGATATATCTTTAAGTTTCGAGGATATGGAAGAGTTTTGGATTTTAAATGACACAAGTTTTTCTCATGCTGTTAGTCCATTGTACGCTTCATTTATTATTCCGGCATTTTCTGAAGGAACAGCTTCTAGTTTTCAAAAGTTAAACTTTATATTTAATAGACTTAATTTAAAAGTGTATAAAGGACATATCTATACAAGAACGGAGCTTTTTAAAGGAGATTCTGATAAGAGAAGCCAAGAACATAAGGAATTAATGGAAAGTATTTATCCAGTCTTAACAAAGCGAATGAATCAAATTATTAAGGAACAATTTTTACCTTACTATGACAAATTAGATAGCTCTACCTGGGAAAATCTCAACCTTCAGAGAGGAAAAGAGATTCTTCAAAGTTTGACTGATTTTTATAAAACGGCATATGATTTGCATTTTGACATTGTTATGCCTCAAATGTCTTTAAATACTATAGTTGAAGAATACTATAAAAACCTTACAAATAAAAAATCCGGACATGATGTTTATGAGCTATTGACTGGGAAAATGAACAAATCGTTGGAAACGGATCAACAACTTTCTAGACTTGCTTTAACAGTTAAAGGCGATGCGGAACTTACTAAGATCTTTCAAGAAGAATGCACAGAAACTTTATTAAAGAAATTAGAGGGAAATAAAGCAGCAAAAAGCTTTATGGCTGAAGTAGATACTTTTCTAAAACAGTATGGATATCGAAGCGTTGTAAGTCACGATTTTGTAGGAGAAACTTGGCTAGAGAACCCTCTTCACGCATTGTCCCTTATTCAAGGATATGTTAATGACGGTTACAACTTTGATGAGAATTTCAAACAGACGGTCAAGAAACGTGAACAGAACTATAATGAGTTTCTGGAACAGATAGCGGATAGCAAACACAAAGAAGAGTTTGAAAAATATTATCAGTGGGCATTAGATGCATCCGTTATAAGAGATGACCATCATTTTTATATCGATGCAATGTTGGATGCAAAAGCCCGTTTATTCCTACTCAAGCTAGGTAATTTACTAGTTAATCATCATGTTTTTCTAGTGAAAGAAGATATTTTCTTCTTATATCTTGATGAGCTAGAGTCTCTTTTAGAAAATCCAGTAGACATGACAGAATTAATTGAGAAGCGTAAAAAAGAACACGCAGAACATGAGCAAATGTCTAATTTGCCTAGATACTTCGGCGTCCCTGAACCAGCTCAGCTGAAAGAAGCTGAGAAATATATGGGAGCTATTGAGGAAAATGACGCTAACAGCGAACATTCTATTAAAGGGTTAGCCTCTTCCTCGGGAACATATACCGGAAAAGTAAAAGTCATTTCAAATACGAAGGAATTTTCCAAGCTGGAAAAAGGTGATGTTTTAGTATGTAAGACCACTACTCCACTTTGGACTACTTTATTTCAGACTGCGGGGGCTGTTATTACTGACGCTGGAGGTATTCTTTCTCATTCGGCAATAATTGCACGTGAATATGAAATTCCTGCAGTGGTTGGTACGAAAATAAGTACGGATAAGCTAAAAGATGGCGATATTGTTATGGTCGATGGTACAAATGGAATTGTCACGCGCTTAAATGAATAA
- a CDS encoding TetR/AcrR family transcriptional regulator, whose product MINMKKDETKRKITKATIELLKEKGYKGTTTREIAEQAGVNELTVFRHFGNKEGIIQAIVKTTSFSLEIFDKSIEWELEKDLTNFGYLLLKDFDNNRDMISIALKDPLIFSQAHEEIIKKINDAKEILKEYFEEMQKKGYIKELDCCTQAELFLSTYWGYFMYKLNFGDKALHADYQDMIKNSIKTFIKGISVH is encoded by the coding sequence ATGATTAACATGAAAAAAGATGAAACAAAAAGGAAGATAACAAAAGCTACAATAGAACTGCTTAAAGAAAAAGGCTATAAAGGTACTACCACTAGAGAAATTGCAGAACAAGCTGGCGTTAATGAATTGACTGTTTTTCGCCACTTTGGCAATAAAGAAGGCATTATTCAAGCTATTGTCAAAACAACAAGCTTTTCACTTGAGATCTTTGATAAATCAATTGAATGGGAGCTTGAAAAAGATTTGACGAATTTCGGTTACCTGTTACTAAAAGACTTTGATAATAACCGAGACATGATTTCAATTGCTTTAAAAGACCCTTTAATTTTCTCACAGGCGCACGAAGAAATTATAAAAAAAATTAATGATGCGAAAGAAATACTAAAAGAATACTTTGAAGAAATGCAAAAGAAAGGATATATCAAAGAATTAGATTGCTGTACACAAGCGGAGCTTTTCCTAAGTACGTATTGGGGATATTTTATGTATAAACTAAATTTTGGAGACAAAGCCTTACATGCAGATTATCAAGATATGATAAAAAACAGTATAAAAACGTTTATAAAAGGAATTTCTGTCCATTAA
- a CDS encoding MFS transporter, whose product MGKHKELILIISLLIGTFLVPINSTMIAVALSTISAHFNEPLANISWVVTIYLIVMAVTQPIAGKLGDLYGNRNIYLWGVVFFLIASLGCIFSTNLISLIIFRSLQAVGGALLTPNTIAIIRYVVPKERLPKVLGIFGMGMGLGAAIGPLLGSVLLENFNLEAIFWVNVPFLFLALISGIVMIPKFNVKKQTSTLDIQGSIYLAISISLLILLTHGMEFTKALIMGIIFILSTILFIKRENTAENPIIDFSLFKNSTFTSANLSIMLSNFVMYVILLIMPLLMKSQFHLSTAQTGLILSVFSISMSLSGWIGGLLNNKFSSKKVIGFSFAMILFSNIVFLSLESVGSILFLIVALIIGGFSTGVGLTSMQVASLDSVSKEQSGTASGIYSTFRYFGSIISSTLIALVTSYNYIFIILGISGIVGLLVARSIKSSSQDVISSNNSSAKA is encoded by the coding sequence TTGGGTAAACATAAAGAGCTTATCTTGATTATTTCATTACTAATTGGGACATTTCTTGTACCAATAAATTCGACAATGATTGCCGTTGCTCTATCAACCATATCAGCTCATTTTAATGAACCACTTGCAAATATTTCTTGGGTAGTAACTATTTATTTAATTGTAATGGCTGTTACTCAGCCTATCGCTGGAAAGCTAGGAGATCTATATGGGAACAGAAATATCTATTTATGGGGCGTAGTGTTCTTTCTTATAGCATCTTTAGGCTGTATATTTTCAACTAATCTCATTTCCCTTATTATCTTTCGATCACTGCAGGCAGTAGGAGGAGCTTTACTTACTCCAAACACTATAGCAATCATTAGATATGTGGTACCAAAAGAACGACTCCCTAAAGTTTTAGGTATATTTGGAATGGGGATGGGTTTGGGTGCTGCAATTGGACCTTTACTAGGGTCTGTACTGCTTGAAAACTTCAACTTGGAAGCTATATTCTGGGTCAACGTTCCTTTTCTTTTCTTAGCTTTAATCAGTGGAATAGTGATGATTCCTAAATTTAATGTTAAAAAGCAAACAAGTACTTTAGATATTCAAGGCTCCATTTATTTAGCAATTAGCATTTCTTTATTGATCTTGTTGACACACGGTATGGAATTTACTAAGGCTTTAATAATGGGAATAATATTTATTCTATCTACAATCTTGTTTATCAAAAGAGAAAATACGGCAGAAAACCCGATTATCGATTTTTCTTTATTTAAAAATTCCACCTTTACAAGCGCTAATTTATCTATTATGCTTAGCAATTTTGTTATGTATGTGATTCTGTTAATTATGCCTCTGTTGATGAAGTCTCAATTTCACTTATCTACAGCGCAAACAGGGCTTATTTTATCGGTTTTTTCGATTTCAATGTCTTTAAGCGGCTGGATAGGAGGATTATTAAACAATAAGTTTAGTTCTAAAAAAGTTATTGGATTTTCTTTTGCTATGATCCTTTTCTCCAATATTGTCTTTCTATCCTTAGAGAGCGTTGGATCTATTCTTTTTCTTATAGTGGCTTTAATTATTGGAGGTTTTTCTACGGGAGTAGGTTTAACAAGCATGCAGGTTGCCTCGCTTGACTCCGTAAGTAAAGAGCAATCAGGCACAGCATCTGGCATTTACTCAACGTTTCGCTATTTCGGAAGTATTATTTCGTCCACGCTTATTGCTCTCGTTACAAGCTATAACTACATCTTTATTATTTTAGGGATATCAGGGATAGTAGGTTTACTAGTAGCTAGAAGCATTAAATCTAGTAGCCAAGATGTAATAAGCAGCAATAATTCTAGTGCAAAAGCATAG
- a CDS encoding transketolase, with protein sequence MNEVTKMKEISIEELKEKAIQLRKTALTMIYGAQSGHPGGSLSAADIMAALYFKEMNVDPHNPNWEDRDRFVLSKGHVCPIQYSALALRGFVPYETIYTLREYGSPFQGHPDMKKCKGIDISTGSLGQGLSCGVGMAIAGKRDFKDYRVFALVGDGECQEGQIWEAAQTAVKYQLDNLVVFVDNNRLQIDGFCDEIMPLQDLEKKFDAFGFETKRINGHSMEEIVETLDEVKVAKNGRPKCIICDTVKGKGVSFMEDVADWHGVAPNEEQYHQAMEEVAGGLR encoded by the coding sequence ATTAATGAGGTGACTAAAATGAAAGAAATTAGTATTGAAGAATTAAAAGAAAAAGCCATTCAATTAAGAAAAACAGCTCTTACAATGATTTATGGAGCACAATCTGGCCATCCAGGAGGTTCACTTTCTGCAGCTGATATTATGGCAGCGCTTTATTTTAAAGAAATGAATGTTGATCCACACAATCCTAACTGGGAAGATCGCGATAGATTTGTACTTTCCAAAGGTCACGTTTGTCCCATTCAATATTCAGCTTTAGCTTTACGAGGGTTTGTACCCTATGAAACGATATACACGTTGAGAGAATATGGTTCTCCGTTTCAAGGGCATCCAGATATGAAAAAGTGCAAAGGTATTGATATCTCAACAGGTTCACTAGGACAAGGACTTTCTTGTGGCGTAGGTATGGCAATAGCAGGGAAACGAGATTTTAAAGACTATAGAGTTTTTGCCTTAGTAGGCGACGGAGAATGTCAAGAAGGACAAATTTGGGAAGCTGCTCAAACAGCAGTTAAGTACCAATTAGATAATTTAGTTGTATTTGTAGATAATAACAGACTTCAAATCGATGGATTTTGTGATGAAATTATGCCATTGCAAGATTTAGAGAAAAAATTTGATGCGTTTGGTTTTGAAACAAAGCGAATTAATGGACACTCCATGGAAGAGATTGTAGAAACATTGGATGAAGTAAAAGTAGCGAAGAATGGAAGACCAAAATGTATCATTTGTGACACGGTAAAAGGTAAAGGAGTTTCGTTCATGGAGGATGTGGCTGATTGGCACGGGGTTGCTCCTAATGAAGAGCAATATCATCAAGCAATGGAAGAAGTAGCAGGAGGTTTAAGATAA
- a CDS encoding transketolase family protein → MSILEKDLTVKKATREAFGDEIVKLGKENKNIYVIDVDIAKSCKTVNFIKQLPDQHINVGIAEQNAAGLAAGLATTGKIPFVSTYAVFGSLRMLEQIRQEVCYPNLNVKIACSHGGLTPANDGGSHQAIEDMGVLRSVPNMTVIMGADYYSTRKLVEQAAKVYGPVYLRFTRDTVPIIYDENEEFTIGKAKKIKDGSDIAIIANGDTVRLALEATKELEKQGISVKLLDMHTIKPLDREAVVDCLNIGKIITVEDHNILNGLGSAVCEVVAEEGKGTVRRIGVQDQFGQSAPYEKLLELNGITTENIIKTAKELI, encoded by the coding sequence ATGAGCATACTGGAAAAAGATCTTACAGTAAAAAAAGCTACGAGAGAAGCCTTTGGAGATGAAATCGTAAAATTAGGGAAAGAAAATAAAAATATTTATGTCATTGATGTGGATATTGCAAAGTCTTGTAAAACAGTAAACTTTATCAAACAATTACCTGACCAGCATATTAATGTCGGGATCGCAGAACAAAATGCAGCTGGGTTAGCAGCTGGACTTGCTACGACTGGTAAAATTCCTTTTGTAAGCACTTACGCGGTCTTTGGTTCATTAAGAATGCTTGAACAAATTAGACAAGAAGTCTGCTATCCTAACTTAAATGTAAAGATTGCTTGTTCACACGGTGGTCTAACGCCAGCTAATGATGGAGGAAGTCATCAGGCTATAGAAGATATGGGTGTATTGAGATCGGTTCCTAATATGACTGTCATTATGGGAGCTGACTATTATTCTACTAGAAAGTTAGTAGAACAAGCTGCTAAAGTATATGGACCTGTATATCTTCGTTTCACTCGAGATACGGTTCCAATTATTTATGATGAAAATGAAGAGTTTACAATTGGAAAAGCAAAGAAAATTAAAGATGGAAGCGACATAGCTATTATTGCCAATGGCGATACAGTACGACTCGCTTTAGAAGCAACTAAAGAATTAGAAAAACAAGGAATATCTGTAAAGCTACTAGATATGCATACTATTAAGCCGTTGGATCGAGAAGCAGTAGTTGACTGCTTAAATATCGGGAAAATTATCACGGTTGAGGACCATAACATTCTAAATGGCCTTGGCAGTGCCGTATGTGAAGTAGTTGCAGAAGAGGGAAAAGGTACAGTTCGAAGAATTGGTGTACAGGATCAATTTGGACAATCTGCGCCTTATGAAAAACTATTAGAGTTAAATGGAATTACTACAGAAAATATTATCAAAACAGCTAAAGAACTGATTTAA
- a CDS encoding SDR family NAD(P)-dependent oxidoreductase, whose product MFDLKERVAIITGSGSKKGIGRTIALTLAEQGAAVVIADINFDGVQDTVNEIKEAGGKALGIELNVTSKDSCDAMVRKTLEEFGRIDILINNAGISQKVTVQDMTLEDITRVFNVNMFGLFLCTQAVLETMKNQKYGRIISLSSVSAKRGGGVFGGPHYSASKAAVLGFSKNLAREVALDGITVNCVAPGLVNTEIWKSLPEEDAKSVIDSIPMGRPGEVKEIAATIAFLASEEASYITGEEIDINGGSHMD is encoded by the coding sequence ATGTTTGATTTAAAAGAGAGAGTAGCAATTATTACTGGTAGCGGTTCCAAAAAAGGGATTGGACGTACAATCGCCCTGACACTTGCAGAACAAGGAGCTGCAGTTGTTATAGCAGATATCAATTTTGATGGTGTACAGGATACAGTAAATGAAATAAAAGAAGCTGGTGGCAAAGCCTTAGGAATAGAGTTAAATGTAACAAGTAAAGATTCTTGCGATGCGATGGTTAGAAAAACACTTGAAGAATTCGGCAGAATTGATATTTTGATTAATAATGCAGGAATTTCTCAAAAAGTTACAGTTCAAGATATGACGCTCGAGGATATTACAAGAGTGTTTAACGTCAATATGTTTGGATTGTTTCTATGTACGCAAGCAGTATTAGAAACAATGAAAAATCAAAAGTATGGTCGAATTATAAGCCTGTCCTCTGTTTCAGCTAAAAGAGGTGGAGGAGTGTTTGGCGGACCGCACTACTCGGCATCTAAGGCAGCGGTATTAGGTTTTTCAAAGAACTTAGCGCGCGAGGTAGCTTTAGATGGTATTACAGTTAACTGCGTAGCTCCTGGATTGGTTAATACAGAAATTTGGAAGTCCCTTCCCGAAGAAGATGCAAAGTCTGTGATCGATAGTATTCCTATGGGGAGACCAGGTGAAGTGAAAGAAATCGCGGCTACAATTGCATTCTTAGCTTCAGAAGAAGCTTCGTATATTACAGGAGAAGAAATTGATATAAACGGTGGCTCACATATGGATTGA
- a CDS encoding FadR/GntR family transcriptional regulator, translating into MISISFNPVSNNKLYIQIYNQILSEIQSGAFQVGDKLPAERELCEQFGVSRVPVRQALSALELNGFIYSRQGEGVYVKEFQTEAENSQSTLLTESTSPEDIVEARMNIEPLIVRFAALRATEEDIKELRATIDKMEEETNAGVYVPETDEALHNGIAKASHNDLFISIMAAISNAMKQQEMWKFIRDRTVTRPDYREVNFNEHKLLINAIEQHNEEEAVRIMNFHMHNLYDRYWKA; encoded by the coding sequence GTGATTTCCATTAGTTTTAATCCAGTTTCCAATAATAAATTATATATTCAAATTTATAATCAAATTCTTTCTGAAATTCAATCTGGAGCGTTTCAAGTAGGAGATAAACTCCCTGCTGAAAGGGAGTTGTGTGAACAATTTGGTGTAAGTCGAGTGCCTGTTAGACAAGCCCTTAGCGCCCTAGAATTGAACGGTTTTATTTATTCTCGTCAAGGAGAAGGTGTATATGTTAAAGAGTTTCAGACAGAAGCTGAAAATTCTCAATCAACACTTTTAACGGAGTCTACCTCCCCTGAAGACATTGTGGAAGCAAGAATGAACATAGAGCCTCTTATTGTACGCTTTGCAGCTTTGAGAGCTACAGAAGAAGATATTAAAGAACTGCGTGCAACAATTGATAAGATGGAGGAAGAAACGAACGCAGGTGTGTATGTACCAGAAACAGATGAAGCGCTACATAATGGTATAGCGAAGGCTTCTCATAATGATTTATTTATTAGTATTATGGCAGCTATTAGCAATGCGATGAAACAGCAGGAAATGTGGAAGTTTATAAGAGATCGAACCGTCACTAGACCTGACTACCGAGAAGTTAATTTTAATGAGCATAAATTACTCATTAATGCAATTGAACAACATAACGAAGAAGAAGCTGTGAGAATTATGAATTTTCACATGCATAATTTGTATGATCGTTATTGGAAAGCTTAA
- a CDS encoding MFS transporter has translation MDPINLERSTTKKVTLRLIPFLFLCFTISILDRVNIGFAALQMNEDLGFSNAVFGLGAGIFFLGYFLLEVPGSAMMTKVGARRWISRIMITWAVIAILMAFIQTPWQFYTARFLLGVAEASFYPCMVFYLSGFYQTKHHAKAIAGFMIAIPGANAIGSPLSTYLLGIDWLNMAGWQWLFILEAIPALILGIICFFYLDDKLEDVKWLTKEEKKWLIDVTTKEKLEKQEAKHYTFAQALKDRDVLTLSLGYFFWMVGYYGIVMFLPTISEGLSKTTSLSTHAMGWILGLMYVCAMVTMILVSNHSDKKNERRFHVVACLVTSGVALIISSYVASTNIVLSFVFLTISLCGAFGAYSPFWAIPPSFLTEAAAAGAIALINSIGNLGGFFGPYIVGYIKDMTGSFNASMTFLGISMFVASFIVAFLLKQSGRAIKKNTIDPLEKTS, from the coding sequence TTGGATCCAATTAACTTAGAACGTTCAACTACTAAAAAAGTAACGTTAAGGCTCATTCCATTTCTATTTTTATGTTTTACCATATCTATACTTGATCGAGTAAATATTGGATTTGCTGCATTACAAATGAATGAAGATTTAGGTTTTTCTAATGCTGTTTTTGGATTAGGGGCAGGGATTTTCTTTCTTGGCTATTTCCTTTTAGAAGTACCTGGCAGTGCTATGATGACGAAGGTCGGGGCTAGAAGATGGATTAGTAGAATAATGATTACATGGGCTGTAATTGCTATTTTAATGGCTTTTATACAAACACCATGGCAGTTTTATACAGCAAGATTTCTTTTAGGAGTTGCTGAAGCTAGCTTTTATCCTTGTATGGTCTTTTATCTAAGTGGTTTTTATCAAACAAAACATCATGCAAAAGCAATTGCTGGATTTATGATTGCGATCCCTGGTGCTAATGCAATAGGATCTCCTCTTTCTACTTATTTATTAGGTATTGACTGGTTAAACATGGCTGGATGGCAATGGCTTTTCATTTTGGAAGCGATTCCAGCTTTAATCTTAGGTATTATATGTTTCTTCTATCTTGACGATAAGCTTGAGGATGTAAAATGGCTGACTAAAGAGGAGAAGAAATGGCTAATCGACGTTACAACAAAAGAAAAGTTAGAAAAACAGGAAGCCAAACACTATACATTCGCTCAGGCCTTAAAAGACCGTGACGTATTAACCTTATCCTTAGGGTACTTTTTCTGGATGGTTGGCTACTATGGCATCGTCATGTTTTTACCAACAATCTCAGAAGGTTTATCTAAAACTACTTCTCTTAGTACGCATGCTATGGGTTGGATTTTAGGATTAATGTATGTTTGTGCAATGGTAACAATGATTTTGGTTAGTAATCACTCTGACAAGAAAAATGAAAGACGCTTTCACGTAGTTGCTTGTTTAGTAACAAGTGGAGTGGCATTGATTATTAGTAGCTACGTTGCAAGTACGAACATTGTTTTATCATTTGTATTCTTAACGATCAGCCTTTGCGGAGCGTTCGGAGCATATTCTCCGTTTTGGGCAATTCCACCGTCTTTCCTAACGGAAGCTGCTGCTGCAGGTGCCATTGCCCTTATTAATAGTATTGGTAATCTAGGCGGTTTCTTCGGACCTTACATCGTGGGATATATTAAAGATATGACAGGATCTTTTAATGCTAGTATGACATTTCTAGGTATTAGCATGTTTGTAGCTTCCTTTATAGTAGCCTTTTTACTAAAACAGTCAGGAAGAGCTATTAAAAAAAATACAATCGATCCATTAGAAAAAACTAGTTGA
- the pfkA gene encoding 6-phosphofructokinase → MMKLGVLTSGGDAPGMNAAIRAVVKTANYHSIEVMGIEGGYQGLIEGKIHRLTSTDVDYIADKGGTFLKTSRCAEFMKESGRMKALIILKDYGINHLVVIGGEGSFKGTQKLHQLGVNVIAIPATIDNDLSYTDYSIGFDTTLNTILECLGKIKDTDLSHEKTTIVEVMGRYCGDLALYSALAGAGEIISTPERKLGFEEICFKLNEKIKNGKKDNLILITEKMYDIQDLQKYVEDRLDISVRTSILGFIQRGGQPSAFDRILASKMGITAVELLLKGYSGRAVGIKENDLINVDIEKVHSKLSSNDDKYSLLDTILA, encoded by the coding sequence ATGATGAAGCTAGGAGTTTTAACAAGTGGCGGAGACGCTCCAGGAATGAATGCTGCTATTAGAGCAGTAGTAAAAACAGCTAACTATCATAGCATAGAGGTAATGGGAATCGAGGGTGGTTACCAAGGGTTAATAGAAGGTAAAATTCATAGATTAACCTCTACAGATGTAGATTATATTGCGGATAAAGGAGGGACATTTTTAAAAACCTCCCGGTGCGCAGAGTTTATGAAAGAGTCGGGCAGAATGAAAGCCTTAATTATATTAAAGGATTATGGAATTAATCATTTAGTGGTAATCGGTGGTGAAGGCTCTTTTAAAGGAACACAAAAATTACATCAATTAGGTGTAAATGTCATTGCTATACCGGCAACGATTGATAATGATTTATCTTACACAGATTATTCAATTGGATTTGATACTACATTAAACACGATATTAGAATGCCTCGGTAAAATTAAGGATACAGATTTATCTCATGAAAAGACTACGATTGTAGAAGTTATGGGAAGATATTGCGGAGATTTAGCCCTGTACTCTGCTTTAGCAGGAGCTGGAGAAATTATTTCAACCCCAGAGAGAAAATTGGGCTTTGAAGAGATCTGCTTCAAGCTTAATGAGAAAATTAAAAATGGTAAAAAAGATAACCTAATCCTGATTACTGAAAAAATGTACGATATTCAAGACCTACAAAAATATGTCGAGGATAGATTAGATATTAGCGTAAGGACAAGTATATTGGGTTTCATTCAAAGAGGAGGACAACCGTCCGCATTTGATCGTATATTAGCAAGTAAAATGGGGATCACAGCAGTAGAATTATTACTCAAAGGGTATTCTGGTAGAGCTGTAGGAATCAAAGAAAATGACTTAATTAATGTAGATATTGAAAAAGTTCATTCGAAGTTATCTAGTAACGATGATAAATACAGCTTACTGGATACCATTCTAGCTTAA
- a CDS encoding GapA-binding peptide SR1P has product MNKQVNVKQGTIVCQVCGKVIENVDNSEGVKTWYGKCSEDCSRK; this is encoded by the coding sequence ATGAATAAGCAGGTTAATGTAAAACAGGGAACTATCGTTTGTCAAGTATGTGGGAAAGTTATTGAGAATGTAGACAACTCTGAAGGGGTTAAAACATGGTACGGGAAGTGTTCTGAGGATTGTTCTAGGAAATAA
- the rpiB gene encoding ribose 5-phosphate isomerase B, whose amino-acid sequence MKVIIASDHGGINIRKEIINLLEEMSIIYEDLGCECSSSVDYPDYAIPAAQKVANGEADFGILICGTGIGMSIAANKVKGIRCALVHDVFSAKMTREHNDTNILAMGERVIGPGLARKIAKTWLTTQFVGGRHENRICKITEYENVSESSLERK is encoded by the coding sequence ATGAAAGTCATAATTGCTTCAGATCATGGTGGAATAAACATTCGTAAAGAGATTATAAATCTACTAGAAGAAATGTCCATAATATATGAAGATCTAGGCTGTGAATGCAGTAGTTCAGTCGATTATCCGGATTATGCGATTCCAGCTGCCCAAAAAGTAGCAAATGGAGAAGCCGATTTTGGAATTTTAATCTGCGGTACAGGAATTGGCATGAGTATTGCCGCTAATAAAGTAAAAGGAATTCGTTGCGCACTCGTTCATGACGTGTTTTCAGCTAAAATGACGCGTGAACATAACGATACGAACATTTTAGCCATGGGGGAACGAGTAATTGGACCAGGTTTAGCTCGCAAAATTGCGAAGACTTGGTTAACAACCCAATTTGTCGGGGGCCGTCATGAAAATCGCATCTGTAAAATTACAGAATACGAAAATGTATCAGAATCTTCTCTTGAAAGAAAATAA